A part of Roseitalea porphyridii genomic DNA contains:
- a CDS encoding ABC transporter substrate-binding protein: MIARFALAASAAFAMTVSASAQRTDLTLGMVLEPPHLDPTAGAAAAIDEVVYANVFEGLTRIASDGAVQPGLAENWVISDDGLTYTFELREGVTFHDGTTLDAGDVVFSLDRARGEASVNAQKALFEPIENVEQMDELTVEITLSRPAGDFLYNMGWGDAVIVAPESAETNKENPVGTGPFRFAEWQKGAAVTLERFDGYWGEAPALEQVTIRFIPDPAAATAALLAGDVQAFPNLPTPESIPQFEADPRFEVVIGSTEGETILSTNNAKAPFDDIRVRQAIAHAIDRQAIIDGAMFGLGTPIGSHFAPHHPAYMELVETYPYNPERARELLAEAGHGDGISATLKLPPPSYARRGGEVIAAQLREVGIDLEIIPVEWAQWLEQVFTNTDYDLTIVSHTEPNDIGIYAREDYYFNYDNDDFDAVIDELSVTAGEDARYELFRKAQQIIAEDAVNGYLFQLPKNGVWDARLEGLWENSPVQANDVTGVRWTQ; this comes from the coding sequence ATGATCGCACGTTTCGCCCTGGCCGCCTCCGCCGCCTTCGCCATGACCGTCTCCGCCAGCGCCCAGCGCACCGATCTGACGCTCGGCATGGTGCTCGAACCGCCCCATCTCGACCCGACCGCGGGCGCGGCGGCGGCGATCGACGAGGTGGTCTACGCCAACGTGTTCGAAGGGCTCACCCGCATCGCCAGCGATGGCGCCGTGCAGCCGGGTCTGGCCGAGAACTGGGTGATCTCCGATGACGGTCTGACCTACACCTTCGAGCTGCGCGAGGGCGTGACCTTCCATGACGGCACCACGCTGGATGCGGGCGATGTGGTGTTCTCGCTCGACCGGGCGCGCGGCGAGGCATCCGTCAACGCCCAGAAGGCGCTGTTCGAGCCGATCGAGAACGTCGAGCAGATGGACGAATTGACCGTCGAGATCACGCTGTCGAGGCCAGCCGGCGACTTCCTCTACAATATGGGCTGGGGCGATGCCGTCATCGTTGCGCCCGAAAGCGCCGAGACCAACAAGGAGAACCCGGTCGGAACCGGCCCGTTCCGCTTCGCCGAATGGCAGAAGGGCGCCGCCGTCACGCTCGAACGCTTCGACGGCTACTGGGGCGAGGCGCCCGCGCTCGAGCAGGTGACGATCCGCTTCATCCCCGATCCGGCCGCCGCGACCGCCGCGCTGCTGGCCGGCGACGTGCAGGCCTTCCCCAACCTGCCCACACCCGAATCCATTCCCCAGTTCGAGGCCGATCCGCGCTTTGAGGTGGTGATCGGCTCGACCGAGGGCGAGACGATCCTGTCGACCAACAACGCCAAGGCGCCGTTCGACGACATCCGCGTGCGCCAGGCGATCGCGCACGCCATCGACCGGCAGGCGATCATCGACGGCGCGATGTTCGGCCTCGGCACGCCGATCGGCTCGCACTTCGCCCCGCACCACCCCGCCTACATGGAACTCGTCGAGACCTATCCCTACAATCCCGAACGGGCCCGCGAACTGCTGGCCGAAGCGGGCCATGGCGACGGCATCTCGGCGACGCTGAAGCTGCCGCCGCCCTCCTATGCGCGCCGCGGCGGCGAGGTGATCGCCGCGCAATTGCGCGAGGTCGGCATCGATCTGGAGATCATCCCGGTCGAATGGGCCCAGTGGCTCGAGCAGGTCTTCACCAACACCGACTACGACCTGACCATCGTCTCGCATACCGAGCCCAACGACATCGGCATCTATGCGCGCGAGGACTACTATTTCAATTACGACAATGACGACTTCGACGCGGTGATCGACGAACTGTCGGTGACCGCCGGCGAGGACGCGCGCTACGAACTGTTCCGCAAGGCCCAGCAGATCATCGCCGAGGACGCCGTCAACGGCTATCTGTTCCAGCTTCCCAAGAACGGCGTCTGGGACGCACGGCTCGAAGGCCTGTGGGAGAACTCGCCCGTGCAGGCCAACGATGTGACGGGCGTGAGGTGGACGCAGTGA